One region of Aquificaceae bacterium genomic DNA includes:
- the rplS gene encoding 50S ribosomal protein L19, giving the protein MSLLQRIEELYLPKKEYPAFKVGDTVRVYYKIVEGEKERIQPFEGVVIRIKGSGPNKTFTVRKESYGVGIERIFPYYSPNIERIEVVKYGKVRRAKLYFLRKYRGKEAIGKIKEIKPWELKNRA; this is encoded by the coding sequence ATGAGCTTGCTTCAGAGAATTGAGGAGTTATATCTTCCGAAGAAAGAATATCCAGCTTTTAAGGTAGGTGATACGGTAAGAGTTTACTACAAAATAGTGGAAGGAGAAAAGGAAAGGATACAGCCCTTTGAAGGTGTGGTTATAAGGATAAAAGGCAGTGGTCCGAATAAGACCTTTACAGTAAGGAAGGAGTCCTATGGTGTAGGTATAGAAAGAATATTTCCTTACTATAGCCCTAACATAGAAAGGATTGAAGTGGTCAAATATGGAAAAGTTAGAAGGGCAAAGCTGTATTTCCTACGTAAGTATAGGGGTAAGGAGGCTATAGGTAAAATAAAGGAAATAAAACCTTGGGAACTTAAGAATAGAGCATGA
- a CDS encoding diguanylate cyclase, which yields MDYSPLDLIPEPILVVDENHRVIFANKKAREVYGNRAETCYELSHSFSKPCYEYEGHPCPVRNIKELGIEKSGVLHVHKTQEGERYFYVLAHYLPEKGFYVELHIDLFDLMENLKLSGQRTEFLLSGGPVVFFQWKRAEDFPVEFVSPNVSELLGYTVEDFISGRIKYADLIHPEDLERVAQEVKYHTEKKSPFWIHQDYRLRRKDGEYIWVLNYTVPLFDDRNEIIGYFGYLLDITEKHEQEELFHILAESNPHAVLVYDFEQNRVLYVNHSVTKLFGYSREELLALEDPISLIFWKDREKAYENLKKRKEGYTGDISYRLRIITKSGRIKWVNLSSTVAHFKGRNVSLITLVDISEEVRRERTLIKLATRDQLTGIFNRRALIHDFERLLHQAERYKTPFSLVIFDIDNFKRVNDTYGHLMGDKALKEVVKAVKKVLRKSDIFGRWGGEEFLVLLPMTLEPYAPAEKIRRTVENCNFCKDLSITISLGATTYREGDTIDSMILRADEALYRAKEQGKNRVVVI from the coding sequence ATGGACTACTCCCCACTTGACCTTATACCTGAGCCAATTTTGGTAGTGGATGAGAATCACCGAGTTATCTTTGCTAACAAAAAGGCAAGAGAGGTATACGGTAATAGGGCGGAAACCTGTTATGAGCTTTCTCATTCCTTTTCAAAACCATGTTATGAATACGAGGGACACCCATGCCCAGTTAGAAACATAAAAGAGCTGGGAATAGAAAAGTCTGGCGTCCTACATGTTCACAAAACGCAAGAAGGTGAAAGGTATTTTTATGTGTTAGCTCACTACCTTCCGGAAAAGGGTTTTTATGTGGAGCTTCATATAGACCTCTTTGACCTTATGGAAAATCTAAAGCTCAGTGGTCAGAGGACGGAGTTTCTTCTTTCTGGGGGTCCTGTGGTCTTTTTCCAATGGAAAAGGGCAGAGGACTTTCCTGTGGAGTTTGTCTCACCTAATGTGTCTGAGCTTTTGGGGTATACCGTAGAGGACTTTATATCTGGAAGGATAAAGTATGCAGACCTTATACATCCAGAGGACTTGGAAAGGGTAGCTCAAGAGGTAAAGTATCATACAGAGAAGAAATCTCCCTTCTGGATACATCAAGACTACAGGCTCAGAAGAAAAGACGGAGAATACATATGGGTTCTAAACTATACCGTGCCATTGTTTGACGACAGGAATGAGATAATTGGCTACTTTGGATACTTGCTGGATATAACGGAAAAACATGAACAGGAAGAGCTTTTCCACATTCTCGCAGAGTCAAACCCTCATGCGGTGCTGGTCTATGATTTTGAGCAAAACAGAGTTCTTTACGTAAACCACAGTGTAACAAAACTCTTTGGATATAGCAGGGAAGAATTGTTAGCCCTTGAAGACCCCATAAGCCTCATATTTTGGAAAGATAGAGAAAAGGCTTATGAAAATTTGAAGAAAAGGAAAGAAGGATACACAGGCGATATCAGCTACAGATTAAGAATTATTACCAAGAGTGGAAGAATAAAATGGGTTAACCTATCTTCAACTGTAGCCCATTTCAAAGGAAGGAATGTTTCTTTGATAACATTGGTAGATATATCAGAGGAAGTAAGAAGAGAAAGAACCCTAATAAAACTTGCCACAAGAGACCAGCTTACTGGTATATTTAACAGACGAGCACTTATTCACGATTTTGAGCGTCTTTTACATCAAGCGGAAAGATACAAAACACCCTTTTCCTTGGTAATCTTTGACATAGATAACTTCAAGCGCGTAAATGATACATACGGACACCTTATGGGAGACAAGGCTCTAAAAGAAGTGGTTAAGGCGGTAAAAAAGGTCCTAAGAAAAAGTGATATCTTTGGAAGGTGGGGTGGTGAGGAGTTCTTGGTGCTTCTTCCTATGACCTTAGAGCCTTATGCACCTGCGGAGAAGATAAGACGGACAGTTGAAAACTGTAATTTCTGTAAAGATTTGAGCATAACCATATCTCTGGGAGCAACCACTTACAGGGAAGGCGATACTATAGATAGCATGATTTTAAGGGCGGACGAAGCACTTTACCGAGCAAAAGAGCAAGGGAAAAACAGAGTGGTAGTTATCTAA
- the purE gene encoding 5-(carboxyamino)imidazole ribonucleotide mutase, producing MKSPLVGIIMGSLSDWEWLKPAYEVLVQFEVPCEVRVVSAHRTPEAMYEYAKTARERGIEVIIAGAGGSAHLPGMTASMTTLPVIGVPVPSKHLNGVDSLYSIVQMPAGIPVATVGIGNGTNAGLLAVRILSIKYPELEKKLKDYEASLRQKVQEMNEKLKEELS from the coding sequence ATGAAAAGTCCTTTGGTAGGCATAATAATGGGTAGTCTTTCTGACTGGGAGTGGCTAAAGCCTGCTTACGAAGTCCTTGTGCAGTTTGAAGTCCCCTGCGAAGTGAGAGTTGTGTCCGCCCACAGAACGCCAGAAGCCATGTATGAATATGCAAAGACCGCAAGAGAAAGAGGCATAGAGGTAATAATAGCAGGTGCAGGAGGCTCCGCACATCTCCCGGGCATGACCGCCAGCATGACCACACTACCAGTGATAGGCGTCCCCGTGCCTTCTAAACACCTAAATGGTGTGGACTCCCTTTATTCCATAGTGCAGATGCCAGCAGGCATCCCCGTGGCAACCGTAGGCATAGGCAACGGCACAAACGCAGGACTTCTTGCAGTAAGGATACTCTCCATAAAATACCCAGAGCTTGAGAAAAAACTAAAAGACTATGAGGCATCCTTAAGGCAGAAGGTCCAAGAAATGAATGAAAAGCTAAAAGAAGAGCTCTCTTAG
- a CDS encoding 4Fe-4S dicluster domain-containing protein — MKRPIMLIDLDRCIGCLSCEVACKQEKGLESFGIRPMKVFRVSGIGDRADAFFLPMNCFHCEPAPCVYACPTSAMRKREDGIVYVEELRCIGCKACIIACPYGAIAFNPATMKVEKCDYCYKRVDAGLLPSCVSKCVTNCLYFVEIEDVPKERHTARRIDSELYRELFRWRLEEEPLEVQNNP; from the coding sequence ATGAAAAGACCCATAATGCTAATAGACCTTGACAGGTGCATAGGCTGTCTTTCCTGTGAGGTTGCCTGTAAACAGGAAAAGGGGCTTGAGAGCTTTGGCATAAGACCCATGAAGGTCTTCAGAGTAAGTGGTATTGGAGACAGGGCGGATGCCTTCTTTCTGCCTATGAACTGTTTTCACTGTGAGCCAGCACCCTGCGTTTACGCCTGTCCTACCTCCGCCATGAGGAAAAGAGAGGATGGCATAGTGTATGTGGAAGAGCTAAGGTGCATAGGCTGTAAGGCGTGCATAATTGCCTGTCCCTATGGAGCTATAGCCTTTAATCCTGCCACCATGAAAGTGGAAAAGTGTGATTATTGCTACAAAAGAGTAGATGCCGGACTTTTACCCTCTTGCGTGTCTAAGTGTGTTACCAACTGTCTGTATTTTGTGGAGATAGAAGATGTGCCAAAAGAAAGACATACCGCAAGAAGAATAGACTCAGAGCTATACAGAGAGCTTTTCCGCTGGAGGTTAGAAGAAGAACCTCTTGAGGTCCAAAACAATCCCTAA
- a CDS encoding prepilin peptidase: METFQLLEYVFLFLLGASLGSFYNVLIYRIPRGISIVSPPSHCPQCGQRIRWYDNIPIVSYLILRGRCRHCGAKISIRYPLVEAFTGFLAVLCRVRFEEPFLSFVFFVFFSMLLVASLIDWDTFILPDTFTLGGLAFGLVVSVFRQDFSLKESLLGAFVGGGIFLLIYLYYTKLRKIEGLGFGDVKLMAFIGSVAGLWGVIYAVFLGSLLGLLYALPIILKNKSLQFALPYGPFLSLGVFLGIVLDLKRFFF, translated from the coding sequence GTGGAAACGTTTCAACTTTTGGAATATGTCTTTTTGTTCTTGCTTGGTGCAAGCCTGGGAAGCTTTTACAACGTGCTAATATATAGAATACCCAGAGGTATTTCTATTGTCTCTCCTCCCTCTCATTGCCCTCAATGTGGTCAAAGAATAAGATGGTATGACAACATTCCCATAGTTTCTTACCTTATCCTCAGAGGCAGGTGTAGACATTGTGGAGCAAAAATATCCATCAGATATCCTCTGGTGGAAGCCTTTACTGGCTTTTTGGCAGTTCTTTGCAGAGTAAGGTTTGAAGAGCCCTTTTTGAGCTTTGTTTTCTTTGTTTTCTTCTCCATGCTTCTTGTGGCAAGCCTTATAGACTGGGATACCTTTATACTTCCAGATACTTTCACGCTTGGTGGACTTGCCTTTGGGCTTGTGGTATCGGTTTTTAGACAAGACTTTAGCCTAAAGGAAAGCCTACTTGGTGCTTTTGTGGGTGGTGGTATCTTTCTACTTATATACCTCTACTACACAAAGCTCAGAAAGATAGAGGGGCTTGGCTTTGGAGATGTAAAGCTCATGGCTTTTATAGGTTCTGTGGCTGGTCTTTGGGGTGTTATATATGCGGTCTTTTTGGGGTCTTTGCTTGGTCTTTTGTATGCACTGCCTATAATATTGAAAAACAAAAGCTTGCAGTTTGCTCTTCCATACGGACCTTTTCTCTCTCTGGGTGTCTTTTTAGGGATTGTTTTGGACCTCAAGAGGTTCTTCTTCTAA
- a CDS encoding thioredoxin fold domain-containing protein: MRRLLYALCFLFLASCQQKQAVSNSEIKDIVPKHEYAMLIVESESCIYCKQLRKDLQSPVLASELENIDVYSVLYESNARVRYVLKGQEHISTEEELVRTLKVNSFPQLFFYDKEGNIVLHIPGYQPPKTLACTIRFVKEGKYKDTKYMDYLKAEECI; this comes from the coding sequence ATGAGGAGGCTACTATATGCACTCTGCTTTTTGTTCTTGGCTTCTTGCCAACAAAAGCAAGCGGTATCAAACTCTGAGATAAAGGACATAGTGCCAAAGCATGAATACGCTATGCTTATAGTGGAGAGCGAGAGCTGTATTTACTGCAAACAGCTAAGAAAAGACCTTCAGAGCCCAGTCCTGGCTTCGGAGTTGGAGAACATAGATGTTTACAGCGTGCTTTATGAGAGCAATGCAAGAGTAAGATATGTCCTCAAAGGACAAGAGCATATAAGCACGGAAGAAGAGCTTGTAAGAACTCTAAAGGTCAACTCCTTCCCTCAACTCTTCTTCTATGATAAGGAAGGCAATATAGTGCTTCATATACCAGGCTACCAACCACCCAAAACCCTTGCTTGCACTATTAGGTTTGTAAAAGAGGGAAAATATAAAGACACCAAGTATATGGACTACCTCAAGGCGGAAGAATGCATCTAA
- a CDS encoding HAD-IA family hydrolase: MHLKAILFDLDGTLIDSYRDIAIHLNKTLKDFNKPQVEIQEVKYMVGGGARELLKRFFQDGILEEALKVFREYYLKEPVIHTKPFDGIMEVLERARSKGIELAVVTNKMESLSKVILQELGMAEYFSVVIGGDTLSEKKPSPLPVLEALRHVGALPSEAIIVGDTEADLKAGRLAGVKRGLALWGYVKVQEEVPDFELHSPLDLANFFNL; encoded by the coding sequence ATGCATCTAAAAGCCATACTCTTTGACTTAGACGGAACGCTCATAGACTCCTACAGAGATATAGCCATACATCTCAACAAAACTCTGAAGGACTTTAACAAACCTCAGGTTGAGATACAAGAGGTTAAATACATGGTGGGAGGCGGTGCAAGAGAGCTTCTAAAAAGGTTCTTCCAAGATGGCATCCTTGAAGAGGCTCTAAAAGTTTTCAGAGAGTATTATCTCAAAGAGCCTGTTATTCACACAAAGCCCTTTGATGGCATAATGGAAGTTCTTGAAAGAGCAAGAAGCAAGGGTATAGAGCTTGCGGTGGTTACTAATAAGATGGAAAGCCTTTCTAAGGTCATCCTTCAGGAGCTTGGTATGGCAGAGTATTTTTCAGTGGTGATTGGGGGAGACACGCTTTCTGAGAAAAAGCCTTCACCCTTGCCTGTGCTGGAAGCCCTAAGACATGTTGGTGCCTTGCCTTCAGAGGCTATCATAGTGGGAGATACAGAGGCGGACCTAAAGGCAGGCAGGCTTGCAGGTGTAAAAAGGGGTCTTGCCCTGTGGGGTTATGTTAAAGTTCAAGAAGAAGTTCCAGATTTTGAACTCCATAGCCCTTTGGATTTAGCCAATTTTTTTAATCTTTGA
- a CDS encoding DUF167 domain-containing protein — protein sequence MIFKVKARPGSKVEYVKEVEKDLYEVAVKDPPEGGKANERIRELLAKHFGVSKSKVNS from the coding sequence ATGATTTTTAAGGTAAAAGCCAGACCCGGGTCAAAGGTAGAATATGTGAAAGAGGTAGAAAAAGACCTATACGAAGTTGCGGTCAAAGACCCACCAGAGGGGGGAAAAGCTAACGAAAGAATAAGAGAACTACTGGCAAAGCACTTTGGAGTTTCAAAGTCAAAGGTCAACTCCTAA
- the epmA gene encoding elongation factor P--(R)-beta-lysine ligase has protein sequence MVFEWAEFIQRVRDFFKERGYLEVHTPVLLEFPNIDLNVEPIGLKVVECGKEKILWLQTSPEFSMKKLLSKYRRDIFQVARVFRNNECGRLNKIEFTMLEWYKIGVDYSYLIREIAELLEFLGISKEYKTTRLEHAFEEYAGVVLSEDEEIFKNNLLAYGYEFDDKEDWESLFFRIYVDVERNLGKDKPEFITHFPQRLSSYAKVVDGYAERFELYIRGIEIANGWTEETNPEEIRRRMENFAKGRDLPFDEELIRAYEDFPPCAGCSIGLERLFMVYKGLNSLDEIYF, from the coding sequence ATGGTCTTTGAGTGGGCTGAGTTTATTCAAAGGGTAAGGGACTTTTTCAAGGAAAGAGGTTATCTTGAGGTTCACACCCCTGTGCTTCTTGAGTTTCCCAATATTGACTTGAATGTAGAGCCTATAGGTCTCAAGGTTGTGGAGTGTGGTAAAGAGAAGATTCTGTGGCTTCAAACTTCCCCAGAGTTTTCCATGAAAAAACTGCTCTCAAAATACAGAAGGGACATATTCCAAGTGGCAAGGGTCTTTAGAAATAACGAGTGCGGAAGGCTTAACAAAATAGAATTTACCATGCTTGAGTGGTATAAGATTGGGGTGGACTACAGTTATCTCATAAGGGAGATAGCTGAATTGCTTGAGTTTTTGGGAATTTCAAAGGAATACAAGACAACAAGGCTTGAGCATGCCTTTGAGGAGTATGCGGGTGTGGTGCTTTCTGAGGATGAGGAGATATTCAAAAACAACCTACTTGCATATGGCTACGAATTTGACGACAAAGAAGACTGGGAAAGTCTCTTTTTCAGAATATATGTGGATGTGGAAAGAAATCTTGGCAAAGACAAACCTGAGTTTATAACCCATTTCCCTCAGAGGCTAAGCTCTTATGCAAAGGTGGTAGATGGTTATGCGGAGAGGTTTGAGCTATATATAAGGGGCATAGAGATAGCCAACGGCTGGACAGAAGAAACAAACCCCGAGGAGATAAGAAGAAGGATGGAAAACTTCGCAAAGGGTAGGGATTTACCCTTTGACGAGGAGCTTATCAGAGCTTACGAAGACTTTCCTCCCTGTGCGGGCTGTTCCATAGGACTTGAGAGACTTTTTATGGTTTATAAGGGACTTAATAGCCTTGATGAGATATACTTTTAA
- a CDS encoding RsmE family RNA methyltransferase: MERLICTGKEGDFLVISGQEFNHLKALRIKKGDRLEVFCENRLFLSVLMSIEKDYALCKPLEELSIPLPKPEVNLYQCVPLELKLMEEVIDRASQTGASLLIPVVCKRGFQKLSILEEKMERWKRLSLASFKQCKRPKPMEIGRPIRLFEIQAKEEVALVLDNFSAEADIKSLDLTKRSYGVLVGPEGGLSIEEVESLKSKGFKPLFLKPYILRTEMAGAIATALIMNLAEGK; encoded by the coding sequence ATGGAAAGGCTAATATGCACTGGTAAGGAGGGGGATTTTTTAGTTATAAGTGGTCAAGAGTTTAATCACCTTAAAGCTCTAAGGATTAAAAAAGGGGACAGGCTTGAGGTTTTTTGCGAAAATAGGTTATTCTTGAGTGTTCTCATGTCTATTGAAAAAGACTATGCCCTTTGCAAGCCTCTGGAAGAGTTAAGCATTCCTTTGCCAAAACCAGAGGTAAATCTATATCAGTGTGTGCCTTTAGAACTAAAACTTATGGAAGAAGTAATAGACAGGGCAAGCCAGACAGGAGCAAGCTTGCTCATACCTGTAGTTTGTAAAAGAGGTTTCCAAAAGTTGAGTATCCTTGAAGAGAAAATGGAAAGGTGGAAAAGGTTGAGTCTTGCTTCTTTTAAGCAGTGCAAGAGACCAAAACCTATGGAAATAGGTAGACCCATAAGGCTATTTGAGATACAAGCAAAGGAAGAAGTAGCTCTTGTGCTTGATAACTTCTCCGCAGAGGCTGATATAAAGAGCCTTGACCTGACTAAGAGAAGCTACGGTGTTCTGGTGGGTCCTGAGGGTGGTCTGTCTATTGAAGAGGTGGAGTCTCTAAAAAGCAAAGGTTTTAAGCCTCTTTTTCTAAAACCTTACATACTAAGGACTGAAATGGCAGGAGCTATAGCAACTGCCCTTATAATGAACCTTGCAGAGGGAAAGTGA
- a CDS encoding HU family DNA-binding protein produces the protein MTKAELVSAIAKGAGITKKQADAALKSAIQAVSEALKKGERVAIPGFGIFVVRTRAERKGRNPRTGAEIKIPARKVVTFRPAKELRESVK, from the coding sequence ATGACTAAAGCTGAGCTTGTTTCAGCTATAGCCAAAGGGGCAGGCATTACTAAAAAGCAAGCTGATGCTGCCCTTAAATCCGCCATTCAAGCAGTCTCTGAGGCTCTTAAGAAGGGTGAAAGAGTCGCCATCCCGGGATTTGGGATATTCGTGGTTCGCACAAGGGCAGAAAGGAAAGGACGCAACCCAAGAACTGGTGCGGAGATAAAGATACCAGCCAGAAAGGTGGTCACCTTCAGACCTGCAAAGGAGCTCAGAGAGTCTGTAAAGTAA
- a CDS encoding DMT family transporter gives MRSIIFALLASFMWGTAPVLFKLGLRGEVHPISALVFHNLSAFLLALVITVITGMKLNYPLREVMLIIAGGIMSGFLGLFFFFEAVKRGEVSVVAPIASTSPIWGALIAFLLLGEPFSWLRAFGILLVVCGIVLISLSSGK, from the coding sequence ATGAGAAGCATAATTTTTGCACTTCTTGCAAGCTTTATGTGGGGGACAGCCCCAGTGCTTTTTAAGCTTGGTTTGAGAGGAGAGGTGCATCCTATAAGTGCCTTAGTTTTTCATAACCTTTCCGCCTTTTTGCTCGCCTTGGTAATTACAGTTATTACGGGAATGAAGTTGAATTATCCGCTTAGAGAGGTAATGCTCATAATAGCAGGTGGCATAATGTCAGGCTTTCTTGGACTCTTCTTCTTCTTTGAGGCTGTTAAGCGTGGAGAGGTATCGGTGGTAGCCCCTATAGCCTCCACATCACCCATCTGGGGTGCGCTTATCGCCTTTCTACTTCTTGGTGAACCCTTTAGCTGGCTCAGAGCCTTTGGTATACTTCTTGTGGTATGTGGAATAGTTTTAATAAGCCTATCCTCTGGCAAGTAG